TTTACATCAGGATTAATGCTAGCTTTGGGCGCAGCGTTAGCATTACTAATGTTAGAGAATAGGCTTGTTGCAATAGCTGACGTTAGCATTGCTTTTATAAAGGCACGTCTTTGACTCATGATTATTCCTGTTTTTAACATAATAAAATAGTATCGCATAGGTAATAAATTATTACAGATTTTTTATGTTTATTGAATTTTATATTGCAATAAAAAATATTTTGGTTTTAAAACTTTAACTTTGTGCTGAAAATATACACACATTCTATTTTTATTTCTATTCGTTTTAATATTTTTTTTGTTATGTTTTGTTTTTATATGTCACTGTTTATAATAGTATTTTTTGTCTTGTTGTGTGGGGTTGATAATTTTTAATTATAAATAAAGCTAAAAAAATAAAAATTCTATGTGACTTTTTTGTTGTTTCTTTCGTTGTAAGTTTATCAGGGAAGAAATTATTACTCTGACAGTTTTATCCTGCATTAACTTGATTTTATTCATAAATAGTTTTGGGTAATTAATGAATAGTTAGACGCTATTCATTGATGATTAATATAATAAAAAAGGAAATTATGAAATATTCACCTTATTTAGTTTTTTTTATTGCACTTTTTAGCGCTAATGTTTTTGCTGCTGATGTGCTGGTATCTACACTAGAGGATACCCCGGACCCCGCAACTCGCGGTGGTGAAATTAATTATGCTGTTAAGGTGAGTAACAATGCCAGTGATACAGCAAATGATGTAAGCTTGGCTTTTCTTTTACCAGCAACGACCACTTTTGTATCAGTGGATAATAGCAATTGTGCTTATGATGGTATTGTTAGTGGAACTTCACCCGGTACAGTAAATTGTGCTTTTGGTGATTTGGCTGGCTTGGCTGATATTGGTGTAAACATCGTTATTAAAACGAGTGCTAGTACAGGCGCAACTATAGGGGTTAGTGCAACCGCTGCTACCTCTTCTACTGATATCAATACTGGTAATGATAATGTTACTCAAAATACTACCATTGATAATGGTGCCGATCTTAGTTTAACCATGAGTGATAGTGTTGACCCTGTTACTGCTGGTGGTGAATTTTACTACACATTAATTGTCAATAATGCAGGACCTAATGATGCTGAAGATCTTAAAGTCATTAATACTTTACCTAGCGGCGTTAGTTATGTTTCATATAGCGGCTCTGGATGGAGCTGTGGTAATTCTGGTCAATTAGTCACATGTCCCCGAGATTCTTTGGTTAATGGGGCTAATGCACCCTCGATTATTATTAATACTAAAGTAGAAGGAGCTATTACCGGTACTATTACTAACAGTGCTACTGTTTCAACTACGTCTACAAGTACCAAAGACCCTATTGACAATAACAATACTACAACAGAAAATACTGTCATTAATCCGGGTACTGATCTCAGTATTACTAAAACAGTCGCATCGCCAATTATTGGTGGTGAAACCGTTACATTCACTTTATCTCCTCGCAATAATGGTCCATTTGATGCCAGTAATATAACAGTTGTTGATACCTTACCGAGTGATTTTACGTTTATTAGTGCTACGGGCACCGGTTGGAGTTGTATTGGCACCGTTGGTACTGCTAACCCGGTAACATGTACTCGAACTTCTTATGCTGTCGGTACAACTGATAATATTATTATTACAACTAATGTTCCAGCGACAGGGGCAAATGTTGTCAATACGGTCAATATTCAGAGCGCAACTACTAATGACCCTATTGCGAGTAATAATAGTGACTCAGTAACGTTTGATGTTGTAGCTGATGGCGCTGATTTAGCGATAACTAAGACTAAAGGTCCTAATCCCGTTGCACAAGGCTCTGATATGACGAGTCAGATCAGGGTGAAAAATAATGGGCCTAGGACAACAACGGGGGTCGTTACAGTTGTTGATACTTTACACAACGATGAGAGTTATGTTTCTTCTTCTGGAACAAACTGGACTTGTATTGCTGCAGGAGCAGGCCCTGAAATAGTTACCTGTGAATATAGCAATCAATTAACAAGTGGCTCTTTTTCAAATTATTTATCTATAGTAACAACCGCAAATGCTGCAGGTACATTAACTAACACAGCTTGTGCTTATGATATAGGTGGTCAAACAGACCCTGTTGCTGGCAATCACTGTACTGGTGCTGGTGTATTGAGTACTGCGGCTATTGCTGACTTAGGTATTACTAAAAGTGTTAGCACAACCAGCGGTACAAATGATGTACTAGAAACAACGGAAAGCCGAGCAACTTATACATTAACGGTTACTAATTATGGTCCTAATACACTGAGTGGAGCTAATAATGATGCCGTAGTAGTGACTGATGATATTCCTGGTTATTTTTCAAATATTACTAGTGCTACGCCAAGTGAAACACCAATATCAGTGACCGATAATTCAAGTAAATTCGATTGTACTGTCATTAATGGCACAGTGCGTTGTGAATTGAAAAATGGTTCTACTATGGCCATGAGTGATGTTTCAATTTTTACCATTACGGTTGATCGACCTTTAGCTGATGGCCTTTTGACGAATACTGCAGAAGTGGATTCAGCTGTATTAGGTGATGATGACCCAAGTAATAATAGTGCCAGCATTGACTTAACGGTAAACCCGATTGCTGATGTTGAGATGACAGCATTAACTATTACCCCCAATCCAGCAAAAGCGGGTACAGATGTTACCAAAGTACTTACTTTTAGAAATAATGGCCCATCACAAGCCGAAGGCGTTAAAGTAACCCATACCTTTACTCCTGATGCTGGTTTTACTTACGAGCTAATTTCAGCCGTTAGTTCACAAGGTAGCTGTGATCCGCTTAGTGGTAATGTGCTCACTTGTAACATTGGTACTTTAAACCGAAATGAAACACATACAATTACACTCAATGTACGCCCAGGTTGGGAAGTTAGTGAGTTAACATGGGATTTAGGAAATACATCAAAAATAACGACTACAACAGTAGAGAGCAATACGACTAATAATGATAAAAGTGAAATTTTAGAGGTTGTAAGTGCTGAGTTAGATTTACTCATCAATACCACCGATGTCGAAGACCCTATAAGCTGGACTCCAACACCAGGGGCATTCCCAGCAACGACTGATAACGTTATTCGTTATAAAATGGAAATTACCAATCGTGGTCCTTCTGTCGCTACTAGTGTCTATTTTGACGCTATATTAGCACCTGAGGCTGGTAAACAATTTACTTTTTTATGTGATGATGCAAGCAATAGTAGCTGCGATGTAGCCAACGTTATCTGTGATAATGTAGGAAATTCGGTAACGGGTGCTACTACCATGACAATGCACTGTGAATTACCCGCAACTACTCAGTTAGAGGCTGATGATAAATACACGCGTTATTTATATTTTGAGGCTGATACTCAACCTAAGCCAACAGGCGATACAGTCACTATTACTCCAACAGTCGGCTCTAATGAAACTGATACTAATACAGCTAATAATACAGAAGATGAAAGTACCTCGTTACGGATTCAACTCGATTTAACGGTTGATATAACGCCGTCTAAAACCTCGGTCACTGTATATGAACCTTTTAATTGGACCATGATAGTGGCTAATGATGGTCCTGGGGATAGTGCAGATTCAGAACTAACGAATAATTTACCTGCAGGCATGGAATTAACTGGACCACCGGTTCCTGCTCAGGGTAGTTGTACTGGAGCGGCTAATGATACAGGTTTTGTTTGTGATTTGGAGACCATCAATAATGGTGGCAATGTAATAATTGACGTGCCAGTCCGCTTTATTACTTATCCTCCAGGCGGAACGAGTACCAATACAGCGACTATTACAACAGCCGGTTTCGATTCTGATAGCACTAATAATACTGATAGTGACATAGTGCTGGTTACAAAATCGTCTATTGCGGGTCAGGTTTATGCAGACTTTAATGATGATGGGATAGTAGACGGTAATGAAGACGGTATTGCCGGGGTTACACTTAACTTAAGTGGTACAGATCTTTATGGGAACACTGTTAATTTAAGCGAAACCACGGATGTCGATGGTAATTATTTATTTGATAACCTTATTCCTAGCAATGCTGCTGGTTATAGTATTAGTGAAGTTCAGCCTAGTAGTTTTGATGACGGTTTAGATAATGCTTCAGGAATTTTGGTTACTAATAGTCGTAGCACAGACAACATCAACGGTATTGATTTAATTGCCGATACCAATTTAGAAAACTATAACTTTGGTGAACTATATAAAGGTAGTTTAAGTGGTTTTGTTTTTGGAGATATGGATCAAAATGGCCTTAAAGATATTGGTGATAACGGGATTGCAGGTGTTACGTTAACTTTAACGGGTACTTCTAGCAATGGAGAAACGCTTAATCTAGTACAACAAACCGATGCTGATGGTAAGTATCTTTTTACCAACTTACCACCAAGTAATGCTACAGGTTATATAGTCACAGAAACACACCCTACTAATTATCTTGATGGTCAAGAAAGTATCAATGGTGTTGTACAGGCAAATAGTGAGAATAGTGATAGTTTAACTGCTATTCAAATAACCCTAACGAGTCAACTTGAAAATTATAATTTTGGAGAATGGTCAACGGCTTCAATTTCGGGTTATGTTTTTGTTGATGACAATAATAATGGTCAATACTCTATCAATAAACAGGCTTTAGCTGGGGTTGAATTAACGTTATCAGGTAAAAATATTTCTGATATTGCGGTAACACGAACCACCACAACCGATGTCAATGGTTTTTATTCTTTTGGTCTATTAGATGCGAGCGATAGTAATGGTTATCAAATTACTGAAACACAGCCGACTGATTATAACGATGGTTTAGATAGTATATCTGGCGTTGTTATAACCAGTAGCCGTGGTAGCGATATATTAACGGGCCTTAAATTAATTGCGAACCAAGAGCTAACCAATAATAACTTTGGTGAAATCTATAAAGGTCAATTAAGTGGTTTTGTTTTTATTGATGCTAACCAAAATAGCCTTAAAAATAATAATGAAACAGGAATAGCTAATGTTGAAATGACATTGGTTGGTACGAGTTTATATGGAGAGACGATAAACTTAGTTCAGAAAACAAATGCTAATGGTTATTATCTCTTTACCCAATTACCACCAAGTAACGCATCTGGTTATCGCTTAATAGAAACGCATCCTGCTGACTATCTTGATAATAAAGAGAGTATTGCCGGTATCGTCGTTGCTAATAGTGAAGCGAGTGATACCTTAGACGCTATTCAAATTAACTTAAACAGTAAGCTAGATAATTATAATTTTGCTGAGTGGGCTATTGCGGCTATTACGGGTACTGTTTTTGTTGATGCTGATGCTGATGGTATTTATTTAGCTAATTCAAAAGATGAAGTAGGTATAGCAAACGTTAGTCTTACTTTAACTGGTAAAGATAATGTTGGTGCAGTTGTCGAGCGTCATACAACGACAGATGCAAATGGCTTATACCTATTTGATTTATTACAACCTAGTGATGAGAACGGCTATCAAATTAGTGAAGTACAGCCAAAAGATTATATCGATGGTTTAGACAGTATTGCAGGGGGAATTGTTGCAAACAGTCTTGCTTCAGATAATTTGACTGGCTTAGTGCTAAAAGCAAAGGTGACCTTATCAAACAATAATTTTGGTGAGTTATATCAAGGTAGTTTAAGTGGTGTTGTTTTTGTTGATAACAATAAAAATGGTCTTAAAGATACCACTGAAAGTGGCTTAGCTAATGTTGAATTAACATTAACGGGTACCAGTAAAAACGGACAAGTGATCAATTTAGTTCAACAGACTGATGCCGATGGTCAATATCACTTTACGCAATTACCACCAAGTGATGCTGCTGGCTATAGCTTGATAGAAACGCATCCAACTGAATATCTTGATGGCCAAGAAAGTATTGTTGGTGTGATTGTTCCTAATAGTCAAGGTAGCGATATAGTCACGAACATTAAAACCACCTTAACCAGTAAGTTAGAAGAGTATAATTTTGCTGAATGGCCAATTGCTTCTATTGCGGGTGTTGTTTTTATTGATGCTAATGCCGATGGTCTTTATACAGCCAGTGAAACAGGTATCGCCAACGTCAGCCTTACCTTAACAGGCAAGGATCACTTAGGTAGTAGTGTTTCTCGTACTGTAAAAACGGATGATGAGGGTAAGTATTTATTTGACTCATTAGATCCGAGTGATGCTAACGGTTATCAAATTAATGAAGTACAGCCGGCTGAATACTTGGATGGCGCAGAAAGTATTGGCCAGCAAGTTATTGCTGATAGTTATCAAACTGATAGCATTATTGACATACAACTTGCACCAAACACACAGCTTGAAAACTATAACTTTGCTGAGTTAGAAGGTGCGTCACTCAGTGGTGAGGTTTGGGTTGATGAAAATGATAATGGTGAACGTGAAGAAAACGAATTACTAACAATTGCAGATGTCACTATCACATTAACAGGCCTTGAATCTTGGCAAGAAGATGAAAATGTTGAATATACTCAAGTAACAGATAGTGAAGGTAAGTATAACTTTGTCGGATTACGTGCTGGCACTTATGTTATTAGCCAAACACAGCCTGCAGCATGGCACGATGGTAAGGAGCACCTAGGTAGTTTAGAAGGTGAGGTTACCAATGATCAATTTAGTAATATTATCATTGTTGCTGGTAATAACGGCGTAGATTATAACTTTGGCGAACGCGGTAGCCTATTAAGCGGCAGAGTATTTAATGATCAAAACCGAGACGGTAACCGTTCAGAAACTGAGCCGGGTATTCCAAATGTTGTTATACAGCTTGAAGGTATTGATCTTGATGGTAATCCGGTCGTTCGCAGTGTATTAACTGGGGTCGATGGTCGTTATACCTTTGAACATTTACCATTACCTAATAGCCAAGGTTATTTGGTAACGGAAACACAGCCAAGTGATGTAGATGATGGACTAGACAGTATTGGTAGTCATGGTGGTGAGTTACACAATGATTCATTCAGCGAGATTATTTTTACTGCACATATCAGTCATCTTACTGACTATGATTTTGGCGAGTTACTTAGAGACCCTGCTAGTATCAGTGGCTTGGTATGGTTAGATAGTAACCACAACCGTGATGAAGATGAAGGTAATGGTCTTGAAGGTTGGACCGTTCAGCTTATTGATACACGAGATAATCCTAAAAATAATCAAGATATAACACCTATTGCGGTCGTAAAAACAGACAGCAATGGTCGTTATTTATTTGAAGGTTTATCACCGGGTGTTTATGAAGTGCGTTTTATGCACGAACAAAATGGTGCTATTTATGGCTATGGTGTTTCCGATGAACCAGGCGCTGATTTATCTTTTGGTACTATTCGTAACATCACCTTAGAGGTTGGTGAAGATATTGTAGAGCAAAATCTACCGATTGATCCGTCAGGTATTGTTTATGACAGTAAAACTCGAGAGCCTGTTGCGGGTGCTACTGTTCGTTTTGAAGGGCCAGCAGGCTTTGATCCAGAACGTGATTTAGTTGGTGGTTTAGATAATGTAGAACAAATCACCGGGGCAGATGGTGTTTATCAATTTCTAATTTTTAATTCTGCACCTAAAGGGGTTTACACCCTTGTCGTGACCGAACCAACGGGGTATTTACCCGGCGTATCTAGAGTGCTTCTGGCGTGTACTAATACTGTTGATGTGCTTGCCTTTCCAAATCCAGCGTTGGTACAACGTCAAGATAGTCCTCCTGCATTGAGTGCTAGTGTTCAAGATCCTGAAACTTGTGGTACTACATCGGCAGATTTTTCCGACGGAGACGAAGGAACACAGTATTACTTAACTTTCAATATTGACCCGTTATTACCATCAGGCAATGTTGTTAATAATCACATTCCTGTTGATCCTATTGATAATGAAATGTTGGGTGTCATTAAAACGACTAACGTGAAAAATGCTTCTCGTGGTGATTTTGTTCCTTACTCTATTGTTGTCACGAATAATCAAAACTTTAGTTTGAGTCAGCTTAGTGTCATTGATCAATTGCCGCCAGGATTCAAATATGTTGAAGGCTCTGCGACCATTGACGGCGAGAAAGTTGAGCCTCTGGTTAATGAACGACAACTTGTTTGGTCTGATTTAGATTTCAACCCAAATCAACAGTATCAAATTGATCTTATAACTATTATTGGTGCTGGTGTTGGCGAAGGTGAGTATGTCAATCAGGCATGGGGTGGATATTTACAAAGTCAATTAGTTGTTACTAATATTGCTGACGCGACCGTACGTATTGTGCCAGATCCGTTATTTGATTGTTCAGATATTCTCGGAAAGGTATTTGATGACTTAAATGCTAATGGTTACCAAGACAAGGATGAAGCTGGCATACCCGCAGTACGTTTAGCTACGGCAAAGGGACTAGTAGTTACTACCGATGAACAGGGCCGTTATCACATCGCTTGTGCTGGTGTACCTAATGAAATGCGCGGATCTAATTTTATTCTTAAAATTGATGAACGTACATTACCGTCTGGTTTTAGAATCACGACTGAAAACCCAAGAGTTGTTCGTTTAACGCGCGGTAAAATGGTAAAAGCGAACTTTGGTGCGACCATTCACCGTGTTGTTCGTATTCAGCTAAGTGCTGGTGCTTTTGAAGGAGATAAGTTAAATGATGAGTCTCAACAACAATTGCAATCAGCGATTAAGGCGCTGCACTTTAAACCATCGATTTTACGTTTAGCTTATGCCAAGCATGATGAAAGTGATGACTTGATAGAACGTCGCCTAACTTTATTACGCGAAAGTAGTGAAAAATTATGGCAAGAGTGTGACTGTCAATATGAACTGATTATTGAACAAGAGATATACCGGGATGAGGGAAATATTAAAGATGTTGTTAATGTAAGGAGAGCTGGTAATGAGTAATTTAATCGTGCGTCGAAGTTTACTAGCTAGTTCAATCGCGCTTGCTATATCTACCGCAATACCTGTTGTTGCTGAGCAGTTTTGTGAAGAATCCAGTGTTTGTACTTCACGTGATTCCGCCGGGCGGGTTAGTGAAAACAACAATCAAGTACTTGTTAAAAAACAAGAGAATGCAGAGAAAAATTTAGCGAGTGCATCTTGGGTTTTCCTTGGCTTGCCTGATGTAGCAAATAATAGTCAAGCAACTCTTGCGCTTGAACCAAAAACGTTAGAGATGGATAATTTACCTCAGGTTAATTTTCCTTCAGGAAAACATGCACTGGCCAAGGAATTAACATCAGTGTTTGATCCGGCTATTGAAAGCTTGAAAGGAAAGAAAAATGTACGATTACATTTTGTTGGTCATGCTGATAGCCAAGCATTAAGTACGAGAAGTCATAAAGTTTATGAAAGCAATGTAGCGTTATCAATGGCTAGAGCCAAGGTTGTCGCTGAGTATTTTCAACAAAAACTGTCATTGGCTGATACCGCGGTAACCATTGAAGGTAAAGGCAGTAATGAACCACTCACGTCTAATTTAACCGAAAAAGACAGAGCTCAAAATCGTCGAGTAGAATTAAATGCTTGGTTTGATGATGAGGTTGTAATACCTAAACCTTCAATGTCGATGATGCGCAATGATGTTTGTCAGTTTACTAGTACAGAGGCTCGTCCATTAATCATTAGTATTGATGGACAAGTATTGAACGACATAGAGCAAAGTAGTAATGCAGATCATCAACGTTGTACTGATGTTGCCTTGGATCAA
The sequence above is a segment of the Colwellia sp. 20A7 genome. Coding sequences within it:
- a CDS encoding SdrD B-like domain-containing protein, encoding MKYSPYLVFFIALFSANVFAADVLVSTLEDTPDPATRGGEINYAVKVSNNASDTANDVSLAFLLPATTTFVSVDNSNCAYDGIVSGTSPGTVNCAFGDLAGLADIGVNIVIKTSASTGATIGVSATAATSSTDINTGNDNVTQNTTIDNGADLSLTMSDSVDPVTAGGEFYYTLIVNNAGPNDAEDLKVINTLPSGVSYVSYSGSGWSCGNSGQLVTCPRDSLVNGANAPSIIINTKVEGAITGTITNSATVSTTSTSTKDPIDNNNTTTENTVINPGTDLSITKTVASPIIGGETVTFTLSPRNNGPFDASNITVVDTLPSDFTFISATGTGWSCIGTVGTANPVTCTRTSYAVGTTDNIIITTNVPATGANVVNTVNIQSATTNDPIASNNSDSVTFDVVADGADLAITKTKGPNPVAQGSDMTSQIRVKNNGPRTTTGVVTVVDTLHNDESYVSSSGTNWTCIAAGAGPEIVTCEYSNQLTSGSFSNYLSIVTTANAAGTLTNTACAYDIGGQTDPVAGNHCTGAGVLSTAAIADLGITKSVSTTSGTNDVLETTESRATYTLTVTNYGPNTLSGANNDAVVVTDDIPGYFSNITSATPSETPISVTDNSSKFDCTVINGTVRCELKNGSTMAMSDVSIFTITVDRPLADGLLTNTAEVDSAVLGDDDPSNNSASIDLTVNPIADVEMTALTITPNPAKAGTDVTKVLTFRNNGPSQAEGVKVTHTFTPDAGFTYELISAVSSQGSCDPLSGNVLTCNIGTLNRNETHTITLNVRPGWEVSELTWDLGNTSKITTTTVESNTTNNDKSEILEVVSAELDLLINTTDVEDPISWTPTPGAFPATTDNVIRYKMEITNRGPSVATSVYFDAILAPEAGKQFTFLCDDASNSSCDVANVICDNVGNSVTGATTMTMHCELPATTQLEADDKYTRYLYFEADTQPKPTGDTVTITPTVGSNETDTNTANNTEDESTSLRIQLDLTVDITPSKTSVTVYEPFNWTMIVANDGPGDSADSELTNNLPAGMELTGPPVPAQGSCTGAANDTGFVCDLETINNGGNVIIDVPVRFITYPPGGTSTNTATITTAGFDSDSTNNTDSDIVLVTKSSIAGQVYADFNDDGIVDGNEDGIAGVTLNLSGTDLYGNTVNLSETTDVDGNYLFDNLIPSNAAGYSISEVQPSSFDDGLDNASGILVTNSRSTDNINGIDLIADTNLENYNFGELYKGSLSGFVFGDMDQNGLKDIGDNGIAGVTLTLTGTSSNGETLNLVQQTDADGKYLFTNLPPSNATGYIVTETHPTNYLDGQESINGVVQANSENSDSLTAIQITLTSQLENYNFGEWSTASISGYVFVDDNNNGQYSINKQALAGVELTLSGKNISDIAVTRTTTTDVNGFYSFGLLDASDSNGYQITETQPTDYNDGLDSISGVVITSSRGSDILTGLKLIANQELTNNNFGEIYKGQLSGFVFIDANQNSLKNNNETGIANVEMTLVGTSLYGETINLVQKTNANGYYLFTQLPPSNASGYRLIETHPADYLDNKESIAGIVVANSEASDTLDAIQINLNSKLDNYNFAEWAIAAITGTVFVDADADGIYLANSKDEVGIANVSLTLTGKDNVGAVVERHTTTDANGLYLFDLLQPSDENGYQISEVQPKDYIDGLDSIAGGIVANSLASDNLTGLVLKAKVTLSNNNFGELYQGSLSGVVFVDNNKNGLKDTTESGLANVELTLTGTSKNGQVINLVQQTDADGQYHFTQLPPSDAAGYSLIETHPTEYLDGQESIVGVIVPNSQGSDIVTNIKTTLTSKLEEYNFAEWPIASIAGVVFIDANADGLYTASETGIANVSLTLTGKDHLGSSVSRTVKTDDEGKYLFDSLDPSDANGYQINEVQPAEYLDGAESIGQQVIADSYQTDSIIDIQLAPNTQLENYNFAELEGASLSGEVWVDENDNGEREENELLTIADVTITLTGLESWQEDENVEYTQVTDSEGKYNFVGLRAGTYVISQTQPAAWHDGKEHLGSLEGEVTNDQFSNIIIVAGNNGVDYNFGERGSLLSGRVFNDQNRDGNRSETEPGIPNVVIQLEGIDLDGNPVVRSVLTGVDGRYTFEHLPLPNSQGYLVTETQPSDVDDGLDSIGSHGGELHNDSFSEIIFTAHISHLTDYDFGELLRDPASISGLVWLDSNHNRDEDEGNGLEGWTVQLIDTRDNPKNNQDITPIAVVKTDSNGRYLFEGLSPGVYEVRFMHEQNGAIYGYGVSDEPGADLSFGTIRNITLEVGEDIVEQNLPIDPSGIVYDSKTREPVAGATVRFEGPAGFDPERDLVGGLDNVEQITGADGVYQFLIFNSAPKGVYTLVVTEPTGYLPGVSRVLLACTNTVDVLAFPNPALVQRQDSPPALSASVQDPETCGTTSADFSDGDEGTQYYLTFNIDPLLPSGNVVNNHIPVDPIDNEMLGVIKTTNVKNASRGDFVPYSIVVTNNQNFSLSQLSVIDQLPPGFKYVEGSATIDGEKVEPLVNERQLVWSDLDFNPNQQYQIDLITIIGAGVGEGEYVNQAWGGYLQSQLVVTNIADATVRIVPDPLFDCSDILGKVFDDLNANGYQDKDEAGIPAVRLATAKGLVVTTDEQGRYHIACAGVPNEMRGSNFILKIDERTLPSGFRITTENPRVVRLTRGKMVKANFGATIHRVVRIQLSAGAFEGDKLNDESQQQLQSAIKALHFKPSILRLAYAKHDESDDLIERRLTLLRESSEKLWQECDCQYELIIEQEIYRDEGNIKDVVNVRRAGNE